A single Brienomyrus brachyistius isolate T26 chromosome 11, BBRACH_0.4, whole genome shotgun sequence DNA region contains:
- the LOC125704011 gene encoding midkine-B-like isoform X2, whose translation MRGLFPMSAVLLVAMMVVATEAGKNKKEKAAKTTSDCTEWQYGSCMPNIGDCGVGVRVGTCNDQTKKLKCKVPCNWKKDFGADCKYKFGSWGECDAATGTKNRSGTLKKVLYNAECQATIKVSKPCPPKAKTNAKGKKGRGKEV comes from the exons ATGCGGGGTCTATTCCCAATGTCTGCCGTGCTGCTTGTGGCCATGATGGTGGTGGCCACAGAAGCTGGAAAGAACAAGAAAG AAAAGGCCGCTAAGACTACCTCAGACTGCACAGAGTGGCAGTATGGCAGCTGCATGCCCAATATCGGGGACTGTGGAGTCGGAGTCCGTGTGGGGACCTGCAACGACCAGACCAAGAAGCTGAAGTGCAAGGTGCCGTGCAACTGGAAGAAGGACTTTGGCG CTGACTGCAAGTACAAGTTTGGAAGTTGGGGGGAGTGTGACGCAGCCACTGGGACCAAGAACCGGTCCGGGACGCTGAAGAAGGTTCTGTACAATGCAGAATGCCAGGCGACCATTAAGGTGTCCAAACCCTGCCCTCCGAAAGCCAAGACAAACGCGAAAG GGAAGAAAGGAAGAGGAAAAGAGGTGTAA
- the LOC125704011 gene encoding midkine-B-like isoform X1: MRGLFPMSAVLLVAMMVVATEAGKNKKEKAAKTTSDCTEWQYGSCMPNIGDCGVGVRVGTCNDQTKKLKCKVPCNWKKDFGADCKYKFGSWGECDAATGTKNRSGTLKKVLYNAECQATIKVSKPCPPKAKTNAKAGKKGRGKEV, encoded by the exons ATGCGGGGTCTATTCCCAATGTCTGCCGTGCTGCTTGTGGCCATGATGGTGGTGGCCACAGAAGCTGGAAAGAACAAGAAAG AAAAGGCCGCTAAGACTACCTCAGACTGCACAGAGTGGCAGTATGGCAGCTGCATGCCCAATATCGGGGACTGTGGAGTCGGAGTCCGTGTGGGGACCTGCAACGACCAGACCAAGAAGCTGAAGTGCAAGGTGCCGTGCAACTGGAAGAAGGACTTTGGCG CTGACTGCAAGTACAAGTTTGGAAGTTGGGGGGAGTGTGACGCAGCCACTGGGACCAAGAACCGGTCCGGGACGCTGAAGAAGGTTCTGTACAATGCAGAATGCCAGGCGACCATTAAGGTGTCCAAACCCTGCCCTCCGAAAGCCAAGACAAACGCGAAAG CAGGGAAGAAAGGAAGAGGAAAAGAGGTGTAA